Sequence from the Pontibacter pudoricolor genome:
CCGGGTGCCTTATACAGGCCTGGTTGGTGAAGTAATTTACCAGTTGGTTGGTGGCATCAGGGCAGGCATGGGATACTGCGGTACACCAACTATAGCCGATCTGCAGAAAGCGCGTATGGTTAAAATAACCGGAGCCGGCCTTCGCGAGAGCCATCCGCACGATGTGCAGATCACAAGCGAAGCACCAAACTATAGCCGTTAATTTTTAATTGCTTACATTTATAGTTGGTTGGTTTTATCAGATCCGAAATAAAGCCAACCAACTATATATTTTATACGTTATGCAGGTTGTTTTTCTAACCGCAATTAAGCACCTTGTTTAACGAGCGAAAATTTTTCTTACCTTTCATTAAACAAAACACAACAAACACCAAAAAACAGTTGCTGCCTAAACTTAGCACGGTTTTCCGTTTTATGCTATACAAGACTAACGTAAAATCTCTGTTGGTTACTGCTGCTATAATTAGCTGGGTACTACTGTTAGGTAATGTTCTGCTGATGGCAGAGAGCGTGCGTCAGCCGGGTGCCATTAAGCTGGCCCTCCCCTACATTAACAACCTGCTGATCATTGTTTTTATCCTTTCTGTTTTCTTATTTCAGCGCTTAAGCGCCAATAACCTAAAAGGAATTGACTTCAGCAGCTATCTCTGGAACCTGTTCTCCAAAGCTGCCATTGCCGCTTACCTCAGCATCGCCTTATATTTTGCCTATAAACTTTCTACGGGGTATGCCCGGCTGCAATCGCCGTTACTGCTGCACCTTGTGTACCAGGTAAACTTCGGGTTGCTGGTCTACTTTTTAGCAAAGTCTTTTTACATCTGGCGACAGCTGCTGCTGTATCATAAAAATAAGTTTCTGCAGGTTGCCTGGGAGTGGTTTGAACTGTTGCTGTTCAGTACGCTGATTCTTACGCTGCTCAATTTCAACTATACCAACTATATTTTCCTGCCGCTGTTCGGGTTGTTCGGGTGCTATATCCTGTTCCTGTGCACTAACTTAAAGTGGGTAGCTTACCTGTCGTTCAACAAAAAAAGCAGGTCGCTGGTGCTGTTGGGTGCCATACTGGTCAGCTGTTACATTTTCACAAAGTTCTTCCAGGAGTTTTCGGATAGCCAGGAACTGGTTATAGATTACTCTGATGTTGGTTTCCTGATGCTGGCGATGATGTTTGTAGGTTGTTATACATTGGCCGCTTTCCTGGTTTCGTTGTTCAGTTTGCCTACCTCCAGTGTGTTTGAGCAGAAAAGCGAAGACCTGTTAAATTTCCAGCGCCTGAGCCAGTCTATACAGCAGGGCCAGAACGAATCGCAGGTGTACAACACGCTTTTCGAGAGTACTATAAAAGCGTCGGATGCCACAGCCGCCTGGTTTGAGATGGTGCGCGGCAACAATACGCATGTATCGCACCTGCTTAACATTAACAACGAACAGATAGAGCGCATCCGCCATCTGCTGCTGGCCTACAACATCCAGAACATCGATTACATAAACAATAACCTTGATCGTAACACCGGTTTTCGTGACCTTGCCCTGCCCTGGAAGTCGCTGATCATTCTGCCGATAAAATCTAAAAAACATATATTTGGCACCTTATACCTGCTCCGCGACATTGAACAGGGCTTCGACCGCGAAACTGTAAACGTACTGCGCACCTTCACCAGCCAAACTATATTAACTATAGAAAACCTGCGCCTGGTAGCCGAATCGTTGCAGAACGAGCGTTACAAGGAAGAGCTGAAGATTGCTACGCAGGTACAGGAAAGTTTAATACCAAAAACCTTCCCTACCGACAGCTGGTTCGAGATTGCCACACATGCCGTAGCGGCAAAAGAAGTTGGTGGTGATTTCTACGATTTCCTGCAGCTAAGCGAATCCCGGATAGCCATTATTATTGGCGATGTATCAGGCAAAGGTATTTCGGCGGCGTTCCATATGGCCCAGATGAAAGGCATTTTTCATGGGCTGATGCAGCAGGACATGCCGCCAAGCGAATTTATGAAACAGGCCAACAGTGCACTAAGCCGCTGCCTCGAGAAAACCTCTTTCATTACATCTTCGCTATACATTATTGATTACCGCATGCAGGGTTTTATGTTTGCGCGTGCCGGCCATTGCCACACGCTGTACTATAACGCCATGATGGAAGATGTTTTCTACTTCCAGACGGATGGCCTTGGCCTGGGTATAGTTCGCGACAAAAGCTATAACAACCACGTGCGGGAGATGTATTACGACTATAACCCCGGCGATGTGATGGTAATTTATACTGACGGCATAGTGGAGGCCCGTAATGCTGCAAATGACGAATACGGCGAAGACAGGCTGAAGTATATGCTCACGCAGACATACCACCTGGAGGCCGAAGATATTAAGTGCGCCATTATAAACGATCTGGAAGATTTTACAGGTCCTGACAACCTATATGACGATCAAACGTTGCTGGTGATTAAGTTTAAACCTGTTCAACCCAAGGCATAATAATAACGTAAAGTAGCCGATGAAAATAACACAAGACATTAAAGAATCTACCATCATCATGACCCTTGATGGTGAACTCGACGCAAGCTCATCTGTAATACTGGACGAGGAATTGTCGGACCCGGAAATAATGAAGTATAGCAAAATACTTGTAGACTGCCAGAATCTTAACTATATTTCTTCGGCTGGTCTGGGAGTATTTATTTCGCATCTGCAGCGCTTTGAGGATGCGCAGATAAAGCTCATTTTCTTTAACATGCAGGATAAAGTGCGCAACGTATTCGAGATACTTGGGCTTGACCTCCTCATGACCATCGTAACAAACTACGAGGAAGCCATTACCATAGCTGATGAATAATTCCATCCGGGTAAGCTGTACAAAAAAGAACCTTAAGCTAATACGGGATTTCGTCACGAAATATCTGCAGAGTCTTGCGCTCTCAGATGTACTGATGAACCAGATCGTATTGGCGGTGGATGAGATATGTGCCAACCTCATCATCCACGCCAATAACGAAGATCCATCAAAATACATTTACCTTACCATTACAGAACCCAAAGATGCGGTTCAGTTTGAGATTACGGATAACGGAGTGGCCTTCTCAACGCATGATTACAAAGAACCCGACATACTGGAGCACGTCCGGGTCGGGAAAAAAGGCGGCGTAGGCATTGCGCTTGTGCGGCGGATTATGGATAAGGTAGAGTTTACGACCAAGGGCGACGCCAACTCCTGCGTCCTGTATAAAAAGATAAAATAAGACCGGATACACACTTTTACCGGTCTTTGTCCGTTATCCGGAACGAAAACCCATGCAATAGGATTATAGTCATGTTTTTTGGCTTATCTGTCAGAAAAAATAACTAAAATTGCATATTCTGATACTAATCAGCGAAACAAGTCTTGTTTAATCAACTTATGCGCAGCAATCACCTACTTGTTGCGGTAGCCGCTTTAGCTCTGGCCGGATGTACCGCATCCAATAAGAACAACAGCAAAGAGCCGGCTATCGCTACGCTTGGCTCTGAGCCACTTTCTTCTTCCGAGTTTAAATACGTGTATGAGAAAAACAACGGAGGCAACGAAGATGCTTATTCTGAAAAAAGCGTTGAGGACTACCTGGAACTATACACCAACTTTAAGCTAAAGGTACTGGAAGCGGAAAGCCGCGGCCTGGATACGACCACTGCTTTTAACCGTGAACTGGAAGGGTACAAAGAACAACTGGCTCTGCCTTACCTGACCGAGAACAGTGTCACCGACAAACTGGTACGCGAAGCGTATGAGCGCTCAAAGCAGGAAATCAATGCTTCGCATATACTCATAACCTTAGACCCGGATGCTGCTCCGCAGGATACGCTGGCAGCCTACAACCGGGTAATGGAGCTGCGCAAGCGAGCACAGGCCGGCGAAGATTTTGCGAAACTGGCAAAGGAAAACTCACAGGACCCTTCGGCAGCAGACAACGGTGGCAACTTAGGTTACTTTACGGCCATGCAGATGGTGTACCCGTTTGAGAATGCTGCTTATAAAACGGAGCCGGGCCAACTTTCGATGCCGGTGCGTACCCGCTTTGGTTACCACCTCATAAAAGTACACGACAAGCGCGCTGCCCGTGGCGAAGTGAAAGTGGCGCACATCATGGTACGTGCCACGCCAGGCATGCCTAAAGCCGACTCGCTGGCAGCCAAACAACGCATTGATGCAATTTACAAACGCGTGCAACGCAACGAGAACTGGGATAAACTGACTGCTGAATTTTCGGAAGACGATAACACAGCAGACAACGGTGGTGAACTGCCATGGTTTGGTACCGGCCGCATGATCCCGGTTTTTGAAGAAGCAGCTTTTGCATTACAGAAAGAAGGCGAGATTGCTAAACCTACGCTTACCCCATATGGCTGGCACATTATAAAACTAATCGAGAAACGCGGTCTGCCTCCTTACGAAGACATGGAGCAGAGCCTACGCAATAAAGTAGCAAAAGACTCCCGCTCAGAACTGAATAAAGCTGTATTCCTGAAGCGAATCCGCCAGGAAAACAACTTTACGGAAGTTGCCGATGCCAAAACCGCCGCTTTCAGCAAAGCAAATGATGCGCTCCTGAAAGGCACCTGGAAATTTGAGCAGAATGAGAAAGATAAAACGCTGAAAGCAACTTTATTTACCATTCAGGGCAAACCATATACTATAGCCGATTTTTACAGCTATGTAGAAGAGAACCAGCGCCCGCGTACCAGTGGCACCGCCGAGTACGCCATGACACTTCTCTACGATAATTTCGTGAACAAAAGCCTGCTGGACTATGAGCGTGCTAACCTGGAAAACAAGCACACCGATTACCGCATGCTGGTTCGCGAATACCACGACGGCATTCTGTTGTTCCAGATGATGGATGAGAAAGTGTGGTCTAAAGCAGTGGAAGATTCTGTTGGGCTGAAAGCTTACTTTGAAGCCAATAAAGAGAACTATAAGTGGGGCGAACGTGTGGATGCTATAGTTGTTAGCGCTGCCAATAAAGACCTGCTTAAAGCGGCTCAGCAGCAATTAGATAAACGCCGCTACGCTGTTAAAACTGCTAAAATTCCGGATGTACTGTTTGAAAATGGCAAAGCGACACTTACCAAAGATGGGATTGCCCAACTGAACGAACTTGCAGAGTTGCTGATGGAGATGCCGAACACCAGCCTGGATATAAACGGCCACACGGATTCCCGCGAAGATGCAGCTGCAAAAGACCTTGCCCAGAAACGTGCACAGGCAGTTACAGCGTATCTGCAGCAGGAAGGTGTACCAACTACACAGCTAACTATAAAAAGCTTAGGCAAAACCAAACAGGCTGGTCCTGATAATACTGAAACCGGACGCCGCCGCAACCGCAGGGTATCGTTCACTTTGTATTCATCCGACCTGGGTGCGCTTGCCGATAACCTGAATGCCGGAAATCCGCTGGCAGTACAGATATCAGAGAAGAAATTCCAAAAAGGTGAGAACAAAGCAGTGGATGCAGTGAAGTGGGAACCGGGAACATATACTACGCAATTAAATGGCCGCGAATATCTGATTATCATTAACAAGGTATTGCAGCCAGGGTATAAACAACTGAACGAAGTACGGGGCGCAGCCATCTCTGATTACCAGAACTACCTGGAAGAGCAATGGGTAAAACAGCTGCGCGAAAAATATCCTGTTAATGTCAACAAATCAGAAGTAAACAAGCTGATAAAGTAAAAGCATCTGCAAAAAAAGCTGCACTTTTATAGTGGAGCTTTTTTTGCTAAAAAAATCTTTAGAGATTGCAGGTTGCAAATCCTGACTAAAGGTTTCAGCAGAATAAAAACACCCGGGCTTTAATGTTCCGGTCACCATAAAGCAAGTATAGCGCCGCAGCAACAAGAGCGCAAAACATCATTATGCATAACCAACCTATAACAACACCCCGAGTATTTTGTGTGGTAGCAGCCATTATCGTTTGTATGATGTCGGCTTTCCAGGCTACGGCGCAGGCTCCTGTACAACGCCAGGTAGATGGTATCATCGCCAAAATAGATAACCAGATCGTGCTGAGATCGGAGCTGGAGTTCAGCTACCTGCAGTACCTGGCACAGGCCAAACTGCAGCCTAACGAGGAACTGAAGTGCGAAATATTCAAGTCGCTGGTTCAGGACAAACTATTACTGGCCCGCGCTGCCATTGACTCCGTAACAGTGGAAGAAAGCCAGGTAACCGGCGAGCTTAACCGCAGAATTGATTACCTATCGTCCCAGGTAGGTGGCGTAGAGCGTTTGGAGCAATACTATAACAAGAGCATCCGCCAGTTAAAAGAAGAACTGCGCAAAACAATACAGGACCAGCTGGTAATGCAGAAAATGCAGGAAACAATTGCTGGTAAGGTTCGCGTTACACCAAAAGAGGTGGCAGCATACTATAACCGCATCCCACAAGACAGCCTACCTTACTTTTCAAGCGAAGTAGAGATCGGCCAGATTGTAAAATACGCGGAAGTAAGCAAGCAGCAGAAACAGGAAGCACGCCAGCAGCTGGAAGAACTACGCAAGCGCATTTTGGCTGGCGAAGATTTTGCTACACTCGCGAAACAGTATTCCCAGGATCCGGGATCAGCTGCAGCTGGTGGCGAACTGGGCTTCTTCAAGAAAAAGGAACTGGTACCGGAATACGAAGCTGCTGCGCTTCGCCTGGAGCCAGGTGGCATCTCAGGTATAGTAGAGTCGCAGTTCGGTTTCCACTTGATACAGCTGATCGAGCGTAAAGGACAGGAGTTTAACACGCGTCATATCCTAATCAAGCCTGCCACCGCTACGGTAAACATTCAGGAAGCTATTGCTGAACTGGATAGCATCCGTTCGCTAATTGAGAACGACAGCATTACGTTTGCCAAAGCCGCCAAAGACTTTTCGGATGATTTTGCTACCAAAGATAACGGTGGTATGATGGCCAGCCGCGCAGGTACGACTTATATCCCGATGGACCAGGTAGACCCAAGCATCTTCTTTGTGATAGATACCATGCAGGTGGACGAGATCTCTAAACCAATTCCGTTTACCACTGCAGATGGTAAGGAAGCGGTGCGTATCATTATGCTGAAAGGCAAGTCAACTCCACACCAGGCGAACTTAGAAGACGATTATCCGAAAATAGCCGCAGCGGCACTCAACGATAAAAAGAGCAAAGCCGTAGATGAGTGGTTCAGGAAGAACATCGACACTGTATTCATCGACATCGACCCTGAGTACCAGGATTGTAAAGCACTACAAGTCACGCAATAAAACTATATGGCACAGTACACCTCTGACAAAGAAGCAGCCGACGCGCTATACCACGCCTACCGTGAACTAACCAACGAAATTTCGAAGGTTATAGTAGGACAGGACGAAGTGGTAAGATTAGTACTGACGGCGGTTTTTTGTCAGGGGCACTGTTTGCTGGTCGGCGTGCCAGGCCTTGCCAAAACGCTCCTTATCCAAACTATAGCCTCTGCGCTGGATATGTCCTTTAACAGGGTGCAGTTCACGCCAGACTTAATGCCTTCGGATATAGTTGGCGCCGAGACGCTGGACAAGGACAGAAACTTTAAATTTATTACCGGCCCCATTTTCGCCAACATTGTGCTGGCCGATGAGATAAACCGTACGCCGCCAAAGACACAGGCAGCCCTGCTGGAAGCCATGCAGGAACACGCTGTTACCGTTGCAGGCAAGCGCTACAGATTACCGGAACCTTTCTTTGTTCTGGCCACTCAGAACCCGATAGAACAGGAAGGCACCTATCCCTTACCCGAAGCACAGCTCGACCGTTTCATGTTCAACATTACGCTGGGCTACCCAAGCTATGAGTCAGAACTACAGATTGTAAAGAATACCACAGGTGCTTTTACCCAACAGCTAAGTAAAATTCTGCATGCGGATGACATACTTGCTTTTCAGCAGCTGGTGCGCCGTGTGCCGGTAGTTGATAATGTAGTGGAGTATGCGGTGCAGCTGGTTCACAAAACACGCCCAGGCTCGCCTATGGCCTCCAAAGCAGCTAACGATTACCTGGAGTGGGGAGCTGGTCCGCGTGCCTCGCAGCATCTTATAGTTGGCGCCAAGTGCAACGCAATCCTTAACGGCAAATACAGCCCTGATATTGAAGATGTGCAGGCTGTAGCCTTACCAATCCTTCGTCACCGCATAGTGCGCAACTTTAAAGCCGAAGCCGAAGGCATTACCGAAGAGAAAATCATCAGAGACTTATTATAATGGTTTAATTGTTGAATGGTTAAATTGTTGATTGCTGATAATAACAATTAAACCATTTAGCAATTTAACCTACTTCTCATGTAGCCATTCAACAATTTAGTTTAATTTTGCGGCAGATTAATATTTACTAAAACTTTACACTATGGAGGCGGCTGCTTTATACTTTCGCTTTAAAGATAACCTGGCAACTATAGTTGCAGCACTTAACAGCAAACTGGAAGTGCGCACCATGCCCTACAATGTTTCTATTCCGCTGGAAGTAGACCTGCTGAGCAATATACTGCGTATCTACGGCCTTAACTTTACCTCGGCAACTACAGGCGCTGCCAGGCTGCAGGATTTCCAGCAGTGGTACATGCAGAACGAGGAAGCTGTGAACGAGGTAATGCACCGCGTGCTGGAAGACAAGAAAGCGTATATGAAAACGGCAACCGGCGTTATCCTGCAAAAAGAAATGCTTTACAGAAGGCTGGAGTACTTTAAGGAAACAGCGCATACCCTGGAAGTAATGATGGTGCAGCAAAACCTGGGCAGCCCGAAACACCACAACTATCCATTCCTGAACCAGTAACCGAAACTATAGTTTATAGTATAAAGGCCGGCAACTATGCAGTTACCGGCCTTTATAGTTTAAAAGCAGGCTATAGTTTATTTTCGTATAGTTGTATGGCCATCTCTGGAGTGCTCCAGTTCAAGTTCACCTTTCGGTTCTTTCTTCATTTCTGAATCTGCCTGGCTGCCAACTCCGCCTTTGGCTATAGTTATACCGCCATCTACCATATAAGTCGCGCCTGTTACATAACTCGCCTCATCCGATGCCAGGAACAGGTAAACATTGGCAACTTCCTCCGGGGTGCCTCTGCGGCCCATCGGGGTAGCTTCTTTCATCATTTTCACCATCTTGCTGTCCATCGGACCAGTGCTTTCGTGGGTCCAGGCGGTATCTATAGGGCCGGGGCCAACTATGTTGCAGCGCACCCCAAACTGCGCCTGCTCTACGGCCAGGCCGCGCATAAATGCATGTATAAAACCTTTGGTGCCGCCATACGGTGTGTTCTGGGCAATGCCCAACACACCAGCCTCAGAACCCGCCGACACGATGTTACCTTTGGTTTTATGCAGTTCCGGCAGTGCGGCTTTGCTCATTACAAAAGCCGTTTTCACATTATTCTTCAGCATGTACTCAAAAGCTTCTTCAGAGTAGTCCTGCAGCATGTTTACTTCCGGAAAAACGCCGGCATTATTTACAAGTATGTCGAGTTTGCCGAATTGGCTTACTGCAGTTTCCACGCAGCGTTTGGCATTGCCTTCCGTCGAAATGTCAGCAGTAAACGGCAACGCGGTTCCTCCCTCCTTCTCAATTTCTTTTGCCACAGCCTCCACCGGGTCTTCGGGGAAGCCGGCAACTATAACACTTGCGCCCTCGCGGGCAAACTTTTTACAAATGGCTTCGCCGATACCTGAGCCGCCGCCGGTTACAATAGCAACTTTACCTTTTAGTCTGTCTCCCATAGTTTAGTAAGTTTAGATAGATGATGAAAAATGTACTTTATTAACGGGCGTGGCAGCGGCTTGTTCAGTACTTATCTTACAGTGAATACGATACCATTTCAACTATAAAGCGTAAGAAGGTACAAGTATCAATTTAAACATCACACTCAGTGCAATTCATATGAGTCTATTATTTAATATTTTGCCCGAGTCTCTGGAAGAAAGGCTGGAGACTGAACACCTTATCCTGAGACCCTACCAGGAAGGTGATGAAAACGATTTTATGCGTGTACTGCACGAAAACTCAGACATTCTGAATCCTGCCTTCAGTGGCCGTATAGTGCGTGTAAAAGCGCTGGAAGATGCCCGTATCCAGATGCAGCAGCTCCGCACCGACTGGGACAACCGTAAAACCTTCGACTTTGGAGTCTGGATAAAATCGGACAATACTTACCTCGGTGACATTGCTCTCAAAAATGTAGACCATAAAGTACCTAAAGCTGAGATCGGCTTATATTTTACCGGCTGGCCAGAAACCAAAGAACTCGTACAGGAAGCATTACAAACGATACTCAATTTTGCGTTTGATATTCTCCAGCTAAACAAAGTTTACATCCGGTGCACAGCCAGTAACAGATTTTACGGCGAGTTGGCTAAAGACAATGGCTTTGTGGAAGAAGGAACCCTGCGCAGTGATTTTAAAGGAACAGACTCCGAAGAGCTGCACGATCTGACCTATTTTGGAATGACGCGCGACGACTTTGAAACGCAACGCAGTCAGCATAAATCCAAAAACTCGAGAGAACTGGTCTGACAACTATAGTTTGCGTTGGGTACTAAGATTTCCGGAACTATAAGTCAACTATAACTCCCGGACTAAAATCCTAATATTTTTAGCATACCAACTATAGCTACTGCGGTTACAATGCAAACTTTACTTATCCGGCCCTTATAGCAACCTGCTGCTTTATACTATAGTTACCCATAAAAAACTTTTGAAAACAGGAAGAAAAAAGCATAAATAATGGGACAAAAGCCACGCGGGTTATGTTAAGAACAGACAGCAGCAATCAGCTAAAATAATTAGCAAAATATAGGTTAACTTTTTTGCAAATTGGATCTGAATGTTGTAATTTCACAATCAAATTAAGCTAAATAAGAAAGAACACATGAGTGTAAGCAACGAAAAACTTAAAGCCCTGCAGCTGACCATCGACAAGCTCGACAAGACTTACGGTAAAGGCACTGTAATGAAGCTTAGCGACAACAAAGTAGAAGACATTCCTGCTATCTCTACAGGGTCTCTTGGGTTGGACATAGCTTTGGGTATTGGCGGTTTGCCACGTGGCCGTGTAATTGAGATCTACGGTCCTGAATCTTCTGGTAAAACCACGCTTACTATGCACGCTATTGCCGAAGCTCAGAAAGCAGGTGGCCTGGCAGCATTTATTGACGCAGAGCACGCTTTTGATAAAGCATATGCCGAGAAACTCGGAATTGATACAGAAAACTTATTGATATCGCAGCCGGATAACGGTGAGCAGGCACTTGAGATCGCTGATCATCTGATCCGTTCTGGCGCTATTGATATTATCGTAATTGACTCAGTGGCTGCCCTGGTACCAAAAGGTGAACTGGAAGGCGACATGGGTGACAGCAAAATGGGTCTTCAGGCTCGTTTAATGTCTCAGGCACTTCGTAAGCTGACAGGTACGATCAACAAAACAGGATGCTGCTGTATCTTTATCAACCAGCTTCGTGAGAAGATTGGTGTGATGTTCGGTAACCCTGAAACGACAACCGGTGGTAACGCCCTTAAATTCTACGCATCCGTACGTCTGGATATTCGTCGTATTGGTCAGATTAAAGAGGCTGCCGATAACATTACAGGTAACCGTACCCGCGTGAAAGTTGTGAAGAACAAAGTAGCGCCTCCGTTTAAAGTGGTAGAATTCGACATCATGTATGGCGAGGGTATCTCTAAAGTAGGTGAGATCCTTGACCTTGGCGTGGAGCTGAACATAGTGCAGAAATCCGGTTCATGGTTCTCTTATGATGGCAACAAGCTGGGCCAGGGCCGCGATGGCGTGAAGCAGATCCTGCTTGACAACCCTGAACTGATGGATGAGATCGAGCAGAAGATCAGAGCCATTGTAAAGGGTGAGCCTGAAAAAGTAGCTGAAGTTTTAGAAGATAAATCAGCCGACAGAGGTGAATAAACATTATTCAGTGAACTAAAATAATAAAAAAGGTGCTATAACAATGGCACCTTTTTTATTATAACTGCAGCAAAAAAGTAACTTAAAGTGTTAACTTGCAATGTATAACGCAGTATAAAAACTATAATAAGAGGTTGTTGCTGCGCGTATTAAAAACAACAAAACAACCTGAGCAAACTGCTTAAGCAAACTTAAATTCGGGATAACCGGAGAGAGTTGGTATGAAAGTTGAATAAAACATACTAGTAATGCAGACCCTTATAATGAAGAATATGAAGAAGTCTACTCCTGTCATCCTTCTGCTTGTGATCGTACTTTCTGCCTTTTCTATGAAAGACAGCATGCGTACAATCCGTAACGAAAGTTTTTCGACTGGCGAGATACTCAAGTATAAAGTACACTATGGCCCTATTACAGCAGCCGAAGCAACTATAGATGTATCTGACCAACTACATACTATAAATGGCCGCCCCAGCTACCGCGCTACGGTATATGGCCGCACAAGCAGCTCTTTCGATATTTTTATTAAAGTACGTGATACCTGGCAGTCTTATATCGATACGGCAGCTATAGTACCACACCGCTTTCACCGCAATATAGAAGAAGGCAGTTACCGCAAGAAAGAGACAATAGACTTTAACCACAACAGTAATATTGCAGCTGTTAAAGTAAAGCGAAAGAAAGACCCGGAGAAAACCAGCACCCATAAAGTATCTGATAACGTGCAGGATATTGTGAGCGGTTTCTATTATTTAAGAACGCTGAACTATGATAGAATGCGCAAAGGTGAAAAGCTGACCATAAAAGGTTTTTTTGAAGAAGAGAACTTTGACATGGAAGTAACTTACAAAGGCCGCGAAACTGTTAGCACAAAGGCCGGTAAAATAAAAGCGATAAAACTGGTACCTAAAATGCCGAAAAACGAAATGTTTAAAGGCGAGAATGCCATTACTGTTTACCTGTCTGATGACGATAACAAAGTACCCGTACTGATACAAGCGGAAATGTTTGTAGGGTCGATAAAGGTGGACCTCTACGAGTTCCGGAACCTGAAACATAAGCTAGTCGCAAAGAAATAAA
This genomic interval carries:
- a CDS encoding GNAT family N-acetyltransferase — protein: MSLLFNILPESLEERLETEHLILRPYQEGDENDFMRVLHENSDILNPAFSGRIVRVKALEDARIQMQQLRTDWDNRKTFDFGVWIKSDNTYLGDIALKNVDHKVPKAEIGLYFTGWPETKELVQEALQTILNFAFDILQLNKVYIRCTASNRFYGELAKDNGFVEEGTLRSDFKGTDSEELHDLTYFGMTRDDFETQRSQHKSKNSRELV
- a CDS encoding DUF3108 domain-containing protein; the protein is MQTLIMKNMKKSTPVILLLVIVLSAFSMKDSMRTIRNESFSTGEILKYKVHYGPITAAEATIDVSDQLHTINGRPSYRATVYGRTSSSFDIFIKVRDTWQSYIDTAAIVPHRFHRNIEEGSYRKKETIDFNHNSNIAAVKVKRKKDPEKTSTHKVSDNVQDIVSGFYYLRTLNYDRMRKGEKLTIKGFFEEENFDMEVTYKGRETVSTKAGKIKAIKLVPKMPKNEMFKGENAITVYLSDDDNKVPVLIQAEMFVGSIKVDLYEFRNLKHKLVAKK
- a CDS encoding SDR family NAD(P)-dependent oxidoreductase, giving the protein MGDRLKGKVAIVTGGGSGIGEAICKKFAREGASVIVAGFPEDPVEAVAKEIEKEGGTALPFTADISTEGNAKRCVETAVSQFGKLDILVNNAGVFPEVNMLQDYSEEAFEYMLKNNVKTAFVMSKAALPELHKTKGNIVSAGSEAGVLGIAQNTPYGGTKGFIHAFMRGLAVEQAQFGVRCNIVGPGPIDTAWTHESTGPMDSKMVKMMKEATPMGRRGTPEEVANVYLFLASDEASYVTGATYMVDGGITIAKGGVGSQADSEMKKEPKGELELEHSRDGHTTIRK
- the recA gene encoding recombinase RecA: MSVSNEKLKALQLTIDKLDKTYGKGTVMKLSDNKVEDIPAISTGSLGLDIALGIGGLPRGRVIEIYGPESSGKTTLTMHAIAEAQKAGGLAAFIDAEHAFDKAYAEKLGIDTENLLISQPDNGEQALEIADHLIRSGAIDIIVIDSVAALVPKGELEGDMGDSKMGLQARLMSQALRKLTGTINKTGCCCIFINQLREKIGVMFGNPETTTGGNALKFYASVRLDIRRIGQIKEAADNITGNRTRVKVVKNKVAPPFKVVEFDIMYGEGISKVGEILDLGVELNIVQKSGSWFSYDGNKLGQGRDGVKQILLDNPELMDEIEQKIRAIVKGEPEKVAEVLEDKSADRGE